Proteins encoded together in one Procambarus clarkii isolate CNS0578487 chromosome 67, FALCON_Pclarkii_2.0, whole genome shotgun sequence window:
- the LOC123767515 gene encoding protein suex-1-like: protein MMKAVFAVLSVLLLVASAMASPVPEPGYRRHGGYGGGYGGGYGGGYGGYGGGYGGYGGGYGGYGGGYGGYGGGFGGHGGGYGYGR, encoded by the exons ATGATGAAGGCA GTGTTTGCTGTGTTGTCTGTCCTCCTTCTTGTGGCCTCGGCCATGGCCAGCCCCGTGCCCGAGCCTGGCTATCGTCGccatggtggctatggtggtggatatggtggtggttatggtggtggatatGGAGGCTATGGCGGTGGATATGGTGGCTATGGAGGTGGATATGGTGGCTACGGAGGTGGATATGGTGGCTACGGAGGTGGATTTGGTGGCCACGGAGGTGGATATGGATATGGACGTTAA
- the LOC123767514 gene encoding neuropeptide-like protein 31, whose protein sequence is MFKAVFAVLSVFLLVASAMASPMPEPGYRRHGGYGGGYGGYGGGYGGGYGGYGGGYGGYGGGYGGYGGGYGGGYGGYGYGR, encoded by the exons atGTTTAAGGCC gtgtttGCTGTGTTGTCCGTCTTCCTTCTTGTGGCCTCTGCCATGGCCAGCCCCATGCCCGAGCCTGGCTATCGTCGccatggtggctatggtggtggttatggcggGTATGGTGGCGGTTATGGTGGTGGATATGGAGGCTATGGTGGTGGATATGGAGGCTATGGCGGTGGATATGGAGGCTATGGTGGTGGATATGGCGGTGGATACGGAGGCTATGGATACGGGCGTTAA